A window of Palaemon carinicauda isolate YSFRI2023 chromosome 27, ASM3689809v2, whole genome shotgun sequence contains these coding sequences:
- the LOC137621209 gene encoding uncharacterized protein, protein MDGRRNVRFNCGPQESEDAFQRDGESGEIATNKMCVLRRHPNKFHCQSHCVSHYHFRPFPLFRKQNYSQRLRIQENMTNLNIRLHQEKRVPHSYQSVRHVDVDPVLVTYLKSFDERPLFRIPEECCRTNAKIEKEPCLMQEAQVINIWEEFIHGTSVLNNSSQKNSSERDKTLAATFQEYLGQFLSQSLISVAIYLAHFIIYFFSMCFYNFFWSFLGYILLDGHIRIHERAYKYNVNVKFGGSVFQGPAYILVRDWCDHCQQTERERMSIRLMKKMKRDIILHAKGLV, encoded by the coding sequence ATGGATGGACGTCGCAACGTAAGGTTTAATTGTGGCCCACAAGAATCCGAAGATGCCTTCCAGAGGGATGGCGAGAGTGGTGAGATAGCCACCAACAAGATGTGCGTCTTAAGGAGGCATCCGAATAAATTTCATTGTCAATCTCATTGTGTTAGTCACTACCATTTCCGGCCGTTTCCACTATTCAGAAAACAAAATTACTCTCAGAGACTCAGGATACAGGAAAACATGACAAATCTTAACATTCGGTTACATCAAGAGAAACGTGTTCCACATAGTTATCAGTCAGTGAGACATGTTGATGTCGATCCTGTTCTGGTTACCTATTTGAAAAGTTTTGATGAGAGACCGTTATTTCGAATACCTGAGGAGTGTTGCCGAACAAACGCAAAGATTGAAAAGGAGCCTTGTTTAATGCAAGAAGCCCAGGTCATCAATATATGGGAGGAATTTATCCATGGCACCTCTGTGCTCAACAATAGTTCCCAAAAGAATAGCAGCGAGAGGGACAAAACCCTGGCAGCCACCTTTCAAGAGTATCTTGGTCAGTTTCTCTCTCAGTCTCTGATCAGCGTAGCAATATACCTCGCACATTTTATCATCTATTTCTTTTCAATGTGTTTCTATAACTTCTTTTGGTCGTTTCTGGGCTATATTCTCCTCGATGGTCACATCAGAATCCACGAAAGAGCTTACAAGTACAATGTTAACGTGAAGTTTGGAGGAAGTGTTTTCCAGGGACCAGCTTATATTCTCGTCAGAGATTGGTGTGATCACTGTCAGCAGACTGAGCGGGAGAGGATGTCGATTCGCCTCATGAAAAAGATGAAGAGAGACATCATACTTCATGCGAAAGGTCTCGTATAG